The Acidobacteriota bacterium genome contains the following window.
ACGCGTTGTTATGCCATCGACTGAAGCTGGCCTGGTCGAAACACGGCTGGGCGAATCGAATTACTATATTTCGATACCTGAAACATTACGCGTTGCAGAAGCCCGCGGAAAAGAAGGGCAGCTCGGGTACAACATCCTCGCCAAAGATCCGGCGTCTGATCTCTACGGGTTCGTCGAGATAAAAAAGGGACAGGGAATACATTCCGGTTCAGATACCGAGACAAAGCCATTTTTAAGGTCGCGGCTTATTAAAGACGATGTTGTGTGGTCGGTTGTAAAAACAAGCACGGGAACGCTGACTGCCGCGACAAACGAGACTGGCGATCTGAATGCTCGTGCATCGTCTAAAAACGAGAATGGCCTCGAAAGAATGATCGCGATCATCGCAACGCTTCGAACGAAATGAGTTATTCGGTTTGATCCGCAATGAATATCAGACAGATACACCCGGACTTTCTCTACCTGCTGGAATTCAAGCAGCCAGAGCTGATCGAGCTGTTTATTGATCTGCGGGAGTTTGTTTTGGAGATATATCCGGATAGCAATGAACTGCTTTATCATACGCACGCATTGACGGCGGGGTTTTCGCTGTCAGACCGGCTGGCCGACACGTTCTGCGTTTTACCGATCTACACGAATCACGTAAATCTCGGCCTGAATAAGGGCACGCTGCTGCCAGATCCGCATAAGCTTTTGAAAGGAACCGGAAATCTAATGCGTCATATCCCGGTCGCAAAACGCGAAGACTATCGAAACGACGCGGTCAGAGATCTGCTGTCGGCCGCGGTCGAATTGGCGATCAGCGATATGGACAAGCCGAGTGAATTGAAAGGAAAGACCATATCGAGGATAAAGGCAAAGTGAGATATTATTAAGAATATGCGTCAGTTTTCCTTTCTATCGATATTCGCGGTCGTCCTGTGTCTTGCAGGGTCGTCTTTCTCGCAGGGCTCGAAGGAGATCTTTCGCGATTCGGATGGGAATTTGGTGTCGAATAACGAATTCGTGGATATCAGAATGGCGAATTTCAACTACCCCGATGCCACGATCGTAAAAACGCTGGCAGACGGCACGAAAGAATTTCAACTGCAAAAGGTCCCGCAGGAAGGCATGGCGGCTCCTGCGTTTTCGGTCAAAACGCTCGACGGAAACCGCGTCGATCTGGCTGCATTGAAAGGCAAGGTCGTGGTGCTCAATTTCTGGTTTATCGGCTGTGCATCTTGCCGGGCACATCAGCCGAAACTGAATGAACTAAAGGCGAAATTCGCGGGTCATGAGGATGTGGTTTTCCTCGCGATAACGGCCGATCCGGCGGGCGACGTCAAGAAATATCTGTCTAAAGAGCGATTCGATTATCCGCAGACCACGGACGCAGACGCCCTGATCAAGGCTTTTCGCGTCGCCGTTTATCCAAAAAATATCGTTATCAACAAGGACGGCGA
Protein-coding sequences here:
- a CDS encoding TlpA family protein disulfide reductase is translated as MRQFSFLSIFAVVLCLAGSSFSQGSKEIFRDSDGNLVSNNEFVDIRMANFNYPDATIVKTLADGTKEFQLQKVPQEGMAAPAFSVKTLDGNRVDLAALKGKVVVLNFWFIGCASCRAHQPKLNELKAKFAGHEDVVFLAITADPAGDVKKYLSKERFDYPQTTDADALIKAFRVAVYPKNIVINKDGEIVYWRSTIAAWDKFESVIRQESAKN
- a CDS encoding DUF1801 domain-containing protein, coding for MNIRQIHPDFLYLLEFKQPELIELFIDLREFVLEIYPDSNELLYHTHALTAGFSLSDRLADTFCVLPIYTNHVNLGLNKGTLLPDPHKLLKGTGNLMRHIPVAKREDYRNDAVRDLLSAAVELAISDMDKPSELKGKTISRIKAK